One window of the Eschrichtius robustus isolate mEscRob2 chromosome 13, mEscRob2.pri, whole genome shotgun sequence genome contains the following:
- the RPL3 gene encoding large ribosomal subunit protein uL3 translates to MSHRKFSAPRHGSLGFLPRKRSSRHRGKVKSFPKDDSCKPVHLTAFLGYKAGMTHIVREVDRPGSKVNKKEVVEAVTIVETPPMVIVGIVGYVETPRGLRTFKTIFAEHISDECKRRFYKNWHKSKKKAFTKYCKKWQDVDGKKQLERDFSSMKKYCQVIRVIAHTQMRLLPLRQKKAHLMEIQVNGGTVAEKLDWARERLEQQVPVNQVFGQDEMIDVIGVTKGKGYKGVTSRWHTKKLPRKTHRGLRKVACIGAWHPARVAFSVARAGQKGYHHRTEINKKIYKIGQGYLIKDGKLIKNNASTDYDLSDKSINPLGGFVHYGEVTNDFVMLKGCVVGTKKRVLTLRKSLLVQTKRRALEKIDLKFIDTTSKFGHGRFQTVEEKKAFMGPLKKDRIAKEEGA, encoded by the exons ATG TCTCACAGGAAGTTCTCTGCTCCCAGGCATGGGTCCCTGGGCTTTCTGCCTCGGAAGCGCAGCAGCCGGCACCGCGGGAAGGTGAAGAGCTTCCCCAAGGATGACTCTTGCAAGCCCGTGCACCTCACAGCCTTCCTCGGCTACAAGGCTGGCATGACCCACATTGTGAGGGAGGTCGATAGGCCAGGGTCCA AGGTGAACAAGAAGGAAGTTGTGGAGGCTGTGACCATCGTGGAGACGCCGCCCATGGTCATTGTGGGCATTGTGGGCTACGTGGAAACACCTCGAGGCCTCCGGACCTTTAAGACCATCTTTGCTGAGCATATCAGTGATGAATGCAAAAGGCGCTTCTATAAGAACTG GCATAAATCTAAGAAGAAGGCCTTCACCAAATACTGCAAGAAGTGGCAGGATGTAGACGGCAAGAAGCAGCTGGAGAGGGACTTCAGCAGCATGAAGAAGTACTGTCAGGTCATCCGTGTCATTGCCCACACCCAG ATGCGCCTGCTTCCTCTACGCCAGAAGAAGGCCCACCTCATGGAGATCCAGGTGAACGGAGGCACTGTGGCCGAAAAACTGGACTGGGCCCGAGAGAGGCTAGAGCAGCAGGTCCCTGTGAACCAAGTGTTTGGGCAGGATGAGATGATTGATGTCATTGGGGTGACCAAGGGCAAAGGCTACAAAG GGGTCACCAGCCGTTGGCACACCAAGAAGCTGCCCCGTAAGACCCACCGAGGGCTGCGCAAGGTTGCCTGTATTGGGGCGTGGCATCCTGCACGGGTGGCCTTCTCTGTGGCTCGGGCCGGGCAGAAAGGCTACCATCACCGCACCGAGATCAACAAGAAG ATCTACAAGATTGGCCAGGGCTACCTCATCAAGGATGGCAAACTGATCAAGAACAATGCCTCTACTGATTACGATCTGTCTGACAAGAGCATCAACCCTCTG GGTGGCTTTGTCCACTACGGTGAAGTGACCAATGACTTTGTCATGCTCAAAGGCTGCGTGGTGGGAACCAAGAAGCGAGTGCTCACCCTTCGCAag TCCTTGCTGGTGCAGACCAAACGGCGGGCCCTGGAGAAGATTGACCTCAAGTTTATTGACACCACCTCCAAATTTGGCCATGGCCGCTTCCAGACTGTGGAGGAGAAGAAAGCGTTCATG GGACCACTTAAGAAGGACCGAATTGCAAAGGAAGAAGGGGCCTAA